The Nitrosomonas sp. sh817 genome includes a window with the following:
- a CDS encoding YheT family hydrolase: protein MPEIAIPLYTEPYAAPSWLPGGNPQTLYPYFNKPSPLYRYRRERWELDDGDFIDVDWVDGSRTAPLVIFFHGLEGDSSSHYILSMINALQPYGWRSAVIHFRGCSGTPNRLARAYHSGDSLEIDWMLRRMHREHAASQPIYVIGVSLGGNVLLKWAGENGEHANQMIAGIATISVPLDLAAAGAALDIGFNQVYARHFLTSLKAKGLQKAAQFPGLLNATALKKCNTIYDFDNLVTAPLHGFRDTDEYWRISSSKQWLPHIRVPALVINARNDPFVPAASLPSAHEVSSTVLLEFPQQGGHAGFMRGPFPGRLDWLPQKILSFFQYQCQGNAD, encoded by the coding sequence TCCCTACTTCAATAAACCTTCGCCGCTTTACCGGTACCGGCGCGAACGTTGGGAACTCGATGATGGTGATTTTATTGATGTCGATTGGGTCGATGGTTCTCGCACTGCACCCCTCGTTATTTTTTTTCACGGCCTCGAAGGTGATTCGTCGAGCCATTACATTTTGAGTATGATCAATGCGCTGCAACCCTACGGCTGGCGCAGTGCCGTGATTCACTTCCGCGGCTGTTCCGGCACTCCCAACCGGTTGGCGCGTGCTTACCATTCCGGAGATTCACTCGAGATCGATTGGATGCTGCGCCGCATGCATCGCGAACATGCTGCCTCGCAACCCATTTATGTCATCGGGGTATCGCTTGGCGGCAACGTGCTATTGAAATGGGCTGGAGAAAACGGTGAACACGCCAATCAGATGATCGCCGGCATCGCCACGATTTCCGTTCCGCTGGATTTGGCTGCCGCCGGCGCAGCGCTGGATATCGGATTTAACCAGGTCTATGCACGGCATTTTCTGACTTCGCTGAAAGCCAAGGGACTGCAAAAGGCCGCGCAATTTCCGGGCTTGCTGAACGCAACTGCGCTAAAAAAATGCAACACGATTTATGACTTCGACAATCTCGTCACCGCACCGCTGCATGGATTCCGCGACACCGACGAATATTGGCGGATTTCGAGCAGCAAACAATGGTTGCCGCATATCCGCGTGCCGGCTTTGGTCATCAATGCCCGCAACGATCCTTTCGTGCCCGCAGCGTCATTGCCCTCAGCGCACGAGGTTTCGTCGACGGTACTACTCGAATTCCCGCAACAAGGCGGTCATGCCGGATTCATGCGCGGCCCGTTTCCGGGCAGATTGGATTGGCTGCCGCAAAAAATACTCAGTTTCTTTCAGTACCAATGTCAAGGAAACGCTGATTAA